A stretch of DNA from Glycine max cultivar Williams 82 chromosome 18, Glycine_max_v4.0, whole genome shotgun sequence:
TAGTACTCCCTCAGTTGTATTATAATTGTCGTCCTAGATTATTTTAGAcgaaagttttttctttttacacgaCGATTATTATGGGAGTGGGACAGAGACAGAGGGTGCATTTCTTTGCCTCGGGTGTTTCATTCTAGAATTTTCTGCCAACCCTATCTATTAACAATTCTAGTTctgatatatatgtatatatatatatatatattttatttcaattattttggtGTTTCTGTTGCAGTTTacattcaatttattattaGCTTGCAAGTAGAATATTTGTTAGACAAGCTATCTGTACGGGATATTCAaaatttggataaaatattactattatttttttggtcccTGAAATTGGCACCACTAGTTGATTTGGTCATTGacattagaaaaaaaagaaaatttagtcCTTGAATTTAGCGACTATCTgacaagttatatatatatatatatatatatatatatttggcaaGTATAAACCAATTTGGTCACTAACTGAATCAGAAACAAAATGAGTCCTTTTCGTTGACCTACTGAGTCTTTATAATTAAACCGTGCATAGATGATATTTGTGGTCATATACAAAAGGCTCCTCTTCCTGTCTGTTTGATTATGTCTTGTGACTGTTAATACATGTACATATACATAATCATGTGCCTACTAATTCACCCATGCACGTATAAAGAAGTatcatttctttatttattttgaattgtctatTTTCCTCGAGGTTTAGATTGATTTCACAACAACTACTAGCAGCTATATGTACTTCTGCAGCTTAATCTTCATTCACAGTGTATAATTTGTAGtatgtaatatttataatatgaatCTTTTTGGTTAAACAACTGACTCCTTATTATTAAACAACAAATAGATTATAGATGACCTTTGTGTTCGTATTTGAAAGGGTTCTCTTCTTATATGTCTGATTATGTCCTGTGACTACTAATACATACATCTATTAGCAAATGCTATACACTACAAACTTTTCGCATATGAAtttcaatgaaaatgaaactaaCCAATCAGGAGTCAGGACCCATACTTTTGACTTAATATTTAGAGAGAAAACACAGCAACACAAGACCAATCACATTTAATTTCATGGGTGGTAAGGTATGAATTTGTGTTTGTACTGTGGAGCATTTTCATACATATACGCATGTACATACTAATTCGCACAATTACACATGCATGTAGGAGTATATAATGAatcatttatctatttatttaaagttgtcAAGTGTCCTCGAGGTTTAGATTGATTTTACAATAACTATTTATTGCTTTATGTAATTTTGCAGCTTAGAGTCTCCATTTTCGTTTGACTGGTTATGGATTTTAAATGCCTGGTCTTTATCCTATCTTGCAATCATTAGTGAATAAGTGATTAATCAGTCATTTTAGTCTCTACACATTGTCGACTTTCTTTTGTctgaaaattaattgtttttagattttaaatttgattcaatgTCAATGCGAAAAACTTTTCATTTCCAGCCTTGCAGTAATTTaagtttctttctctctttcacttgcagtaaaaactttttaaatatatttctgatAGGCCTGTGGCAATGTGTATACTAGAATGGGCTAATAAAAGGGAGTGGGTTAAAAGGTGATGATGGGCAGCATGTGTGAAGAAAGAGTCCAGAGAGGAGAAAATAGGGAAATAACTAACACAGAGAACATGCCAAGGGAGGAGTTTGTTGCTAAAAGAGAGGGAAAACAATAGCAACAAGGACAGCTGTCACATGCTGAGTGGGGGAGGTAATTCGGGGAGAAAGGGAAACGGGGGCGCCAGGAAATGATTAAGGAAAGGGATTGGGGTATTCTGTTCTCTGCTGAATATCCATTGCTATTGTTGGAAAGTTGATAAGGATCTTTAGAATTAATGTATAGATTTATTTTATAGGCATATCATATCATGTTTATAGGAATAAAATCTcctatatttatttgaaattatttcatTCAGCCTATATAAATTGCTCTGTGTTGTGTAGTTGAGACACACCATTTCAGCATTGTATGCTTCTGTTTCTTTCAACAGTCATTTTCCAGTTGTTTCTTGTGAGCTCTTCTGTGTTATCCCTATCTTGTATATCATGTATTGTTGCACTTATCAATTTCATCGTATGGTTCAATGGTAGACTGGATTAAAACTACActcttatttttaaacttttggtTATGTGTTTAAGTTGTCAATCTGTTTTCCTGGCATCTTAAGTTGGTATTCCTCCCCTCCCCCCCTTTTATCAAggatactttttaattaatttattactacTAGAAAAGTGTGCTTATTTTACTCAAACTCCTTGCAGCAATAAGCATCAGCACTCTGCCACATCCAGTTCCCTTCTGCGTGTTCCTTTCTTCTACTCTCTCCAGTCCGGCCAAAGCGAAGCTCCTTCCATCATTTTCAGTTTTTACTGTCAAGTGCTGTTGCTTCTGCTCCCAAACTTATCCAAATATTGCTTGTAACAAGTCGCCCATGAACTTGTTGAGCAGAATCGTTGGGTTGGGTAGCCCAAGGGCTGCACAAAACATGAATTCAACCACTGCTCAGGGACCAGATGATGAGATACCAGCACCAGGTCAACAGTTTGCCCAGTTTGGTGCTGGCTGCTTTTGGAGTGTTGAGCTGGCCTTCCAGAGGGCAGCAGGGGTGACCAAGACAGAAGTTGGTTATAGCCAGGGGCAGTTGCCTAATCCAAGCTATGAGGATGTGTGTATGGGAACCACACACCACTCGGAGGTTGTCCGGGTCGAATATGATCCCAATGAATGTAGCTATGAGAGTTTGCTTGATGTGTTCTGGGCTAGACATGATCCTACCACACTGAATCGGCAGGTAAATATgaagttttctttttaattattttataaacttttcATGCTTAGTTGAATTGGTCTGATTTCTTATTAATACCATCTCATTGTTTCAAGTGTGATGTCTAGACTTTTCTGATCTGAATTACAAGTTTGGGCTTATGGTTATAATGTAAACTTTCTTTGGAATTGTT
This window harbors:
- the LOC100792997 gene encoding peptide methionine sulfoxide reductase-like isoform X1, with the translated sequence MPGLYPILQSLVTISISTLPHPVPFCVFLSSTLSSPAKAKLLPSFSVFTVKCCCFCSQTYPNIACNKSPMNLLSRIVGLGSPRAAQNMNSTTAQGPDDEIPAPGQQFAQFGAGCFWSVELAFQRAAGVTKTEVGYSQGQLPNPSYEDVCMGTTHHSEVVRVEYDPNECSYESLLDVFWARHDPTTLNRQGNDVGTQYRSGIYYYTPEQEKAAIESLEQQQKKLNRKIVTEILPAKKFYRAEEYHQQYLEKGGRFGSKQSASKGCNDPIRCYG
- the LOC100792997 gene encoding peptide methionine sulfoxide reductase-like isoform X3; this encodes MLSGGAISISTLPHPVPFCVFLSSTLSSPAKAKLLPSFSVFTVKCCCFCSQTYPNIACNKSPMNLLSRIVGLGSPRAAQNMNSTTAQGPDDEIPAPGQQFAQFGAGCFWSVELAFQRAAGVTKTEVGYSQGQLPNPSYEDVCMGTTHHSEVVRVEYDPNECSYESLLDVFWARHDPTTLNRQGNDVGTQYRSGIYYYTPEQEKAAIESLEQQQKKLNRKIVTEILPAKKFYRAEEYHQQYLEKGGRFGSKQSASKGCNDPIRCYG
- the LOC100792997 gene encoding peptide methionine sulfoxide reductase-like isoform X2, with the protein product MIKERDWAISISTLPHPVPFCVFLSSTLSSPAKAKLLPSFSVFTVKCCCFCSQTYPNIACNKSPMNLLSRIVGLGSPRAAQNMNSTTAQGPDDEIPAPGQQFAQFGAGCFWSVELAFQRAAGVTKTEVGYSQGQLPNPSYEDVCMGTTHHSEVVRVEYDPNECSYESLLDVFWARHDPTTLNRQGNDVGTQYRSGIYYYTPEQEKAAIESLEQQQKKLNRKIVTEILPAKKFYRAEEYHQQYLEKGGRFGSKQSASKGCNDPIRCYG
- the LOC100792997 gene encoding Peptide methionine sulfoxide reductase-like; protein product: MNLLSRIVGLGSPRAAQNMNSTTAQGPDDEIPAPGQQFAQFGAGCFWSVELAFQRAAGVTKTEVGYSQGQLPNPSYEDVCMGTTHHSEVVRVEYDPNECSYESLLDVFWARHDPTTLNRQGNDVGTQYRSGIYYYTPEQEKAAIESLEQQQKKLNRKIVTEILPAKKFYRAEEYHQQYLEKGGRFGSKQSASKGCNDPIRCYG